One genomic window of Candidatus Kuenenia stuttgartiensis includes the following:
- a CDS encoding type II toxin-antitoxin system HicA family toxin: MMVYVCVKIGVKALHRDGWVIVRQKDSHIRLQKSIRQKEH; encoded by the coding sequence ATGATGGTTTATGTGTGTGTGAAAATCGGTGTTAAAGCTTTACATCGTGATGGATGGGTAATTGTCCGGCAAAAAGACAGTCATATACGTCTGCAAAAAAGCATACGGCAGAAAGAACACTAA
- a CDS encoding ABC transporter ATP-binding protein, which translates to MSKVMEMNTIDNKNDDKKAVVVVGLERRFGDFLAVDSVSFEVFKGEIFGFLGPNGAGKSTTIRMLCGILAPTGGSGTVGGFDIRTEPEKIKEHIGYMSQKFSLYEDLTVEENIDFYSGIYCIPAEKKKRRKEWIIDMAGLKDHRHSQTAILSGGWKQRLALGCAILHEPSIIFLDEPTSGVDPISRRQFWDLIYELSGSGVTVFVTTHYMDEAEYCDRIGLIYRGKLIAIGSPEYLKTELMKEDILEVACDRSQDAMDQIGGLPDIKEVTLFGNGLHVVTGNAASAEKSIRNLLAGQNYVVTGIEKVVPSMEDVFISLIEAYDREHQKGIKDGV; encoded by the coding sequence ATGAGTAAAGTAATGGAGATGAACACCATTGACAATAAAAATGATGATAAAAAAGCTGTAGTTGTAGTGGGTCTTGAGAGGCGTTTCGGTGATTTCCTGGCCGTAGATAGCGTTAGTTTTGAGGTTTTCAAAGGAGAGATTTTCGGATTCCTTGGACCTAACGGAGCAGGCAAGTCTACAACGATACGCATGCTCTGTGGAATCCTTGCCCCGACCGGAGGAAGCGGTACAGTTGGAGGGTTTGACATACGTACCGAACCGGAAAAGATCAAAGAACACATCGGATATATGAGTCAGAAGTTTTCTCTCTATGAAGACCTAACCGTAGAGGAAAACATTGATTTCTACAGTGGAATCTATTGTATACCCGCAGAGAAGAAAAAAAGAAGAAAAGAATGGATTATTGATATGGCAGGGCTTAAGGATCACCGCCATTCTCAAACAGCTATCTTGTCAGGAGGCTGGAAGCAGAGGTTAGCACTGGGTTGTGCTATCTTGCACGAGCCTTCGATAATCTTTCTTGATGAACCCACCTCCGGAGTAGACCCGATAAGCCGCCGCCAGTTCTGGGACCTGATATATGAACTATCAGGTAGTGGCGTTACGGTATTCGTGACAACTCACTATATGGATGAAGCCGAATATTGCGACAGGATAGGGCTGATCTACAGGGGGAAACTTATTGCCATAGGGTCTCCGGAATATCTTAAGACCGAACTCATGAAAGAGGATATCCTGGAAGTGGCATGTGACAGGTCACAGGATGCAATGGATCAAATTGGCGGACTGCCAGATATAAAAGAAGTGACCCTGTTCGGAAACGGGCTTCATGTTGTAACCGGTAATGCGGCATCAGCAGAAAAATCAATTCGTAACCTGCTTGCCGGGCAAAATTATGTAGTGACAGGTATTGAGAAAGTTGTTCCGTCCATGGAGGACGTGTTTATTTCACTCATAGAAGCTTACGATCGTGAGCATCAAAAAGGGATCAAAGATGGGGTTTGA
- a CDS encoding DUF2281 domain-containing protein gives MTVKEMIKREIDKLPENLLSEVFDFIQFLESKREKNILIKASQDLSASAFQKIWDNEEDTIYDNYNKGDIVVVPFPL, from the coding sequence ATGACGGTAAAAGAAATGATAAAAAGGGAGATCGATAAACTCCCGGAAAATCTTCTCTCAGAAGTTTTTGACTTTATCCAATTTTTAGAAAGTAAAAGAGAAAAAAATATCCTTATAAAAGCTTCTCAGGATTTATCCGCTTCAGCATTTCAAAAAATTTGGGATAACGAAGAGGATACAATATATGACAACTATAATAAAGGGGATATTGTCGTTGTCCCTTTTCCCCTTTAG
- a CDS encoding HlyD family secretion protein gives MKVKKKIVLLMLLPIVIGIVIYLYAESWMGRVKDEIDVSGNIEVTDVAVSFRISGWVEERLVDEGETVSAGQIIARLESTELAQEVLLYRAEVNAARAVFEELETGYRTEEIEEWEAVVRRTRVDLDRLAADYKRQERLYAEKIISTSEFDAAKADYDAEEARYREVNKRLVLFKKGPRKEKIDKARADLQRTRAALRLAKTRLGYTTIKSSISGIVLSKNVEPGEYVSPGTPVVIIGNLNDIWLRAYINETDLGRIKVGQKVHITTDTYPEKIYEGHVSFIASEAEFTPKNVQTKEERVKLVYRIKIVVYNPEMELKPGMPADGKILLKTE, from the coding sequence ATGAAAGTCAAAAAGAAAATAGTGCTATTGATGCTGTTACCAATTGTAATAGGGATTGTAATTTATTTGTATGCTGAGAGCTGGATGGGCAGGGTTAAAGACGAAATTGACGTGTCAGGGAATATTGAGGTTACTGATGTTGCTGTGAGTTTTAGAATCTCCGGCTGGGTCGAAGAACGACTGGTTGATGAGGGAGAAACAGTTAGTGCTGGTCAGATAATTGCCAGATTGGAGAGTACTGAATTAGCACAGGAAGTTTTACTTTACAGAGCAGAAGTAAATGCTGCCAGGGCCGTCTTTGAAGAGCTGGAAACCGGTTACAGAACTGAGGAAATCGAGGAGTGGGAGGCGGTAGTCAGAAGAACAAGGGTTGATTTAGACCGGCTTGCTGCTGATTATAAACGTCAGGAAAGGCTATATGCAGAAAAAATAATTTCTACAAGTGAATTTGATGCTGCAAAAGCGGATTATGATGCGGAAGAAGCAAGGTATCGTGAGGTTAATAAAAGACTCGTACTCTTTAAAAAAGGGCCTCGCAAGGAAAAAATTGATAAGGCAAGGGCAGATCTGCAGCGGACTAGAGCGGCACTGAGATTGGCGAAAACACGGCTGGGATACACAACCATTAAATCATCGATTTCCGGTATTGTCCTGTCCAAAAACGTAGAACCGGGTGAATACGTATCTCCCGGCACACCTGTTGTAATCATTGGCAACCTGAATGATATCTGGCTTAGGGCATATATAAACGAAACGGATCTGGGAAGGATTAAAGTTGGTCAAAAAGTACACATCACAACGGATACATATCCTGAAAAGATTTATGAAGGCCATGTTTCCTTCATAGCTTCAGAGGCTGAGTTTACTCCCAAGAACGTCCAAACAAAAGAAGAACGGGTAAAACTCGTTTATCGCATTAAAATAGTGGTTTATAATCCGGAAATGGAACTCAAGCCAGGCATGCCTGCGGATGGGAAAATACTGTTGAAAACAGAATAA
- a CDS encoding LpxI family protein encodes MEKLGLIAGNGRFPILFAKGAKNNNVPVIAVAIEGETSPEVGQYVEKLYWIGVAQIGKLIKIFKQENVSKAVMAGGLTKGNMFSSLRNLRLLPDLRTINLWYKNVKRRDDQTLLGAVADELLKDGIELQSSTLYVPQLLAKKGILTKKNPTDREMEDIYFAVPLAKEIAKHGIGQCIVVKEKVVLAVEAFEGTDEAIRRGGKLGRSDVVVIKVCKQNFDPRFDIPTVGLDTIKTLKESSASVLALEAGRTIILDIEETLAEADKAGISVIGI; translated from the coding sequence ATGGAAAAACTCGGATTAATTGCAGGAAACGGAAGATTCCCCATACTGTTTGCCAAAGGCGCAAAAAATAATAATGTGCCGGTTATAGCCGTTGCTATTGAAGGGGAAACCTCCCCGGAAGTCGGGCAATATGTGGAAAAACTCTACTGGATCGGCGTCGCTCAGATTGGCAAACTTATTAAAATTTTTAAACAGGAAAACGTTTCCAAAGCAGTCATGGCGGGCGGTCTTACGAAAGGCAATATGTTTTCCTCTTTGCGAAATCTTAGACTCCTTCCCGATTTAAGGACAATTAACCTCTGGTATAAAAACGTAAAGAGAAGAGACGACCAGACCCTGCTCGGAGCGGTTGCTGACGAGTTGTTGAAAGACGGCATAGAATTGCAAAGTTCCACCCTTTACGTTCCTCAATTACTCGCAAAAAAAGGCATACTTACCAAAAAAAACCCCACCGATAGAGAGATGGAAGATATTTATTTCGCAGTTCCATTGGCAAAAGAAATTGCGAAACACGGCATCGGCCAGTGTATTGTTGTTAAGGAAAAAGTAGTTCTTGCGGTGGAAGCCTTTGAAGGTACTGATGAAGCAATCCGCAGAGGCGGAAAACTGGGGAGAAGCGATGTTGTTGTCATAAAAGTTTGCAAACAAAATTTTGATCCGCGATTCGATATTCCTACCGTAGGTCTTGACACCATTAAAACCCTGAAAGAATCTTCCGCCTCCGTCCTTGCCCTTGAAGCAGGCAGGACTATTATTCTCGATATTGAAGAAACCCTTGCAGAGGCTGACAAGGCAGGCATTTCCGTTATAGGCATATAG
- a CDS encoding tRNA-uridine aminocarboxypropyltransferase, which produces MTKTPRERCFHCHLILQDCICPQNPPLWTEHKITLLTSRKESRIPSNTGRLIRIMLENTTAIFIGEYGWERAVEREIAGNDYTPVILFPMAPSIDGKNIIEKKGKPLNIFVPDTSWRNARRWLHKPLFLNLPKIGLREIPASEYHLRKQSAKNYLCTFQAVISLMKELEIKDFGSASFQMNERFRLWVKSLAKERGLTFTSDSINY; this is translated from the coding sequence ATGACCAAAACACCTCGTGAAAGATGTTTTCATTGCCATTTAATACTACAGGACTGTATTTGTCCCCAAAATCCTCCCCTCTGGACCGAACACAAAATAACCCTGTTAACAAGCAGAAAAGAGTCGCGAATCCCATCCAATACCGGAAGGTTGATCCGTATCATGTTGGAAAACACCACTGCTATTTTTATCGGAGAATACGGCTGGGAAAGAGCGGTTGAGCGGGAAATAGCAGGAAATGATTATACGCCTGTAATCCTCTTTCCCATGGCGCCTTCTATTGACGGTAAAAATATCATTGAAAAAAAGGGGAAGCCTCTGAATATTTTCGTACCGGACACAAGCTGGAGAAATGCGAGAAGATGGCTTCACAAACCACTGTTTCTGAATTTACCGAAAATAGGATTAAGAGAAATTCCTGCCTCTGAATATCACCTGAGAAAACAATCTGCCAAAAATTATTTATGTACATTTCAGGCAGTAATCTCATTAATGAAGGAACTCGAAATCAAGGATTTTGGCTCAGCATCTTTTCAAATGAACGAAAGATTCAGGCTATGGGTAAAATCGCTGGCAAAAGAAAGAGGATTAACCTTCACGAGCGATAGCATTAATTATTGA
- a CDS encoding ABC transporter ATP-binding protein, producing the protein MITDTIRTENLTKLFNNLKAVDNLTLKVAEGEIFGLVGPDGAGKTTVMRLLTSIMEPTSGAAWIAGKHTVKDAELIKEEIGYMSQRFGLYPDLSVIENINFYADIYSVPRKGRKEKIEELLEFSNLTPFRKRLAGNLSGGMKQKLGLACALIHTPKVLFLDEPTNGVDPLSRRDFWRILYQLLRKKVTIFVSTAYLDEAERCTRIGLIHKGKLLSIGTPAEVKKLMHMSVIEIRTSDSRKASLLLREKLKVDSVGLFGDKIHIVTKNPDTDTKETEKILNTAGVRITGIRTIEPSLEDVFVYVLASQNE; encoded by the coding sequence ATGATTACGGATACCATAAGAACTGAAAATTTAACAAAATTGTTTAATAATCTGAAAGCCGTAGACAATCTTACACTAAAAGTTGCCGAAGGAGAAATATTTGGTCTTGTTGGTCCTGATGGTGCAGGAAAGACCACTGTTATGCGACTTCTCACATCTATCATGGAACCAACTTCCGGCGCTGCATGGATTGCCGGGAAACATACAGTAAAAGATGCCGAATTGATTAAAGAGGAGATTGGTTATATGAGTCAGAGGTTTGGTCTATACCCCGACCTCTCAGTAATAGAAAACATAAATTTCTATGCAGATATTTACAGTGTTCCCCGAAAGGGAAGGAAGGAAAAAATTGAAGAACTTCTGGAATTCAGCAATCTCACGCCGTTTAGGAAACGACTCGCCGGTAACCTTTCGGGTGGCATGAAACAAAAGCTTGGACTTGCCTGTGCACTTATTCATACACCCAAAGTTCTCTTTCTGGATGAACCTACAAATGGCGTAGATCCGTTGTCACGCCGTGATTTCTGGAGAATTCTGTACCAGCTTTTGAGAAAAAAAGTAACCATCTTTGTGTCCACGGCCTACCTGGATGAGGCGGAAAGATGCACAAGGATAGGACTTATTCACAAAGGAAAGCTGCTTAGTATCGGTACCCCCGCAGAAGTGAAAAAATTGATGCACATGTCCGTAATTGAGATCCGCACTTCTGATTCCAGGAAAGCCAGTCTCCTGTTGCGTGAAAAATTAAAAGTAGATTCAGTCGGCCTTTTCGGAGACAAAATACACATAGTGACAAAAAATCCTGATACGGACACAAAGGAAACAGAAAAAATACTGAACACTGCCGGAGTAAGAATCACAGGTATCCGTACCATTGAACCATCACTTGAGGATGTCTTTGTCTACGTCCTTGCCAGCCAAAATGAGTAA
- a CDS encoding ISAs1 family transposase: MQQIPEHRMPRGVRHRKRSILAISICAIICNAWSFAAIAEWAKRCPQNMLKRLSCRYNTKTKRYEPPSEPTIRRFLQQVDAEAVDKVLSRWFQSVGDKSLPIAVDGKTLCGARQPDGKQVHLLAAFLHKQGIVLAQTQVDRKTNEIPMVPVLFDDLDIKDRVVTFDALHAQKETARYLVEDKKAEYIFTVKDNQKTIKQAI; the protein is encoded by the coding sequence TTGCAGCAAATCCCTGAACATCGCATGCCCAGAGGCGTTCGCCACAGGAAACGTTCTATCCTGGCAATTTCTATCTGTGCTATCATCTGCAATGCCTGGAGCTTTGCCGCCATTGCAGAGTGGGCAAAGCGTTGTCCGCAAAATATGCTAAAACGTCTCTCCTGCCGTTATAATACAAAAACGAAACGATACGAACCACCGAGTGAACCTACCATCAGGCGTTTCTTACAGCAGGTGGATGCAGAAGCAGTTGATAAAGTCCTCTCGCGTTGGTTTCAATCTGTAGGTGATAAAAGCCTGCCCATTGCGGTTGACGGGAAAACCCTTTGCGGTGCAAGACAGCCTGACGGCAAACAGGTACATTTGCTTGCCGCTTTTCTTCATAAACAGGGTATAGTTCTCGCACAAACTCAGGTAGACCGCAAAACAAACGAAATACCGATGGTTCCGGTATTGTTTGATGATTTAGACATAAAAGACCGTGTCGTTACTTTCGATGCCTTACATGCGCAAAAGGAAACCGCCCGTTATCTGGTAGAAGACAAAAAGGCAGAATATATATTCACGGTGAAAGATAATCAAAAAACCATAAAACAAGCCATCTAG
- a CDS encoding ABC transporter permease, with protein MKLNRFWAISRKEFLHIIRDPRSLGMAIAIPMILLVLFGYALTLDVDSVPIVVWDQNESEMSREFISRFTGSRYFSLKAQVSNYRDIERAIDSGKAFAALIIPTDFDRRINSGRRVSTQLIVDGSDSNTATITIGYVDTVAFNYSSDLVIRQIERIGGSHGISNPVDLRPRAWFNADLESKNSIVPGLIAVIMMVIAALLTSLTVAREWERGTMEQLISTPVSGSELIFGKLFPYFAIGMFDVLIAVLMGEFLFQVPLRGSAGLLFAMAAIFLTGALSLGIVISILARTQLLASQLAMVVTFLPSFLLSGFVYAIDNMPQAIQVMTYFIPATYFVTLLKGIYLKGVGLEVLILEAVLLTLFGIVMVILANVGFNKKLE; from the coding sequence ATGAAGCTAAACAGGTTTTGGGCTATTTCCCGTAAAGAGTTTTTACATATTATACGCGATCCGCGAAGTCTGGGGATGGCTATCGCTATTCCAATGATTTTGTTAGTGCTTTTCGGATATGCACTTACTCTTGATGTTGACAGTGTACCGATAGTTGTTTGGGACCAGAACGAATCTGAGATGAGCAGGGAGTTTATAAGCCGGTTCACCGGTTCCCGTTACTTTTCGCTCAAAGCCCAGGTAAGCAATTACCGTGATATCGAAAGGGCGATAGATTCAGGTAAGGCATTCGCAGCTCTTATTATACCTACAGATTTCGATAGGAGAATCAACTCGGGCCGTAGGGTTTCCACACAGCTAATAGTGGACGGAAGCGACTCAAACACAGCGACTATTACAATTGGGTATGTTGATACTGTTGCCTTTAACTATTCCAGTGACCTCGTTATCAGACAGATTGAGCGCATCGGAGGATCACACGGGATTAGCAACCCTGTGGACCTTAGGCCCAGGGCATGGTTTAATGCCGACCTTGAATCAAAGAACTCCATTGTACCTGGCCTTATCGCAGTGATCATGATGGTAATTGCAGCACTTCTCACCTCTCTGACCGTTGCACGTGAATGGGAGCGGGGAACAATGGAGCAGCTTATATCAACGCCTGTCAGTGGAAGCGAACTCATATTCGGTAAGCTATTTCCTTATTTCGCTATTGGAATGTTTGATGTTCTGATCGCAGTTCTCATGGGAGAATTTTTGTTTCAGGTACCACTTCGTGGCAGTGCGGGACTTCTCTTTGCTATGGCAGCCATATTCCTTACCGGTGCACTTTCGTTGGGTATAGTGATAAGCATTCTGGCAAGAACACAGCTTCTGGCCAGCCAGCTTGCCATGGTAGTAACGTTTCTTCCGTCATTTCTTTTGTCCGGTTTTGTGTACGCAATTGACAATATGCCGCAAGCTATACAGGTAATGACATACTTCATTCCCGCAACGTATTTTGTGACGCTGCTTAAAGGTATCTATCTCAAAGGAGTAGGGCTGGAGGTTTTAATCTTGGAGGCGGTTTTGCTGACATTGTTTGGTATCGTAATGGTCATCCTCGCCAATGTTGGTTTCAACAAAAAACTTGAATAA
- a CDS encoding transposase: MHNHHNNTLIHGKLNLVSYFNNPVSQRQKQYEAVRAIVIDKQAVETVATKFGYKPGTVYSLMRDVNAGKIELFPIVRKGPKKKRTTCDVQDKIIKYRKQGLSTTDIHSRLAEEEINISAITVERILKTAGFGKLKRRTNNELGKTLKNKIIPERSEHLDFEILEYLNVDCPTAGVFFFIPYIIESGILDLLQECKLPESSDIGSTQACLSMLLLKLIGERRLTHICAYDQEPGFGVFAGLNVLPKPTYMNTYSCRCSETQLMNLQSKVVSLFRKKYPDFYSSDYINLDFHSIPHYGDESEMEKIWCGSKGKTMKGANTIIASDSKSNAVLYTRADILRREESQEVKKFVSYWKNIKGNVSETLVFDCKFTAYNILDDLENDKVKFITLRKRYAGLVKETLVLPKEVWKKVYIPVPKRKYKNVSVYESEVRLKDCKNIFRQIVVKDHGRENPTFILTNSKELSLQRVLEVYAKRWRIENKIAELVMFFNLNSLSSPIMIRIHFDILWTMIADTLYHRFACDLRRFENNLAPAIFRKFIDMPGRVVYDGGKFFVKIRKRAHTPVLMEVKKLQTPFAVPWLGGKSIEIVWTA, encoded by the coding sequence ATGCATAATCATCATAATAACACCCTAATACATGGCAAACTTAATCTAGTTTCATATTTCAATAATCCTGTTTCACAAAGACAAAAACAATATGAAGCAGTAAGGGCCATTGTAATTGACAAACAGGCAGTTGAGACTGTAGCAACAAAATTTGGTTACAAGCCAGGCACGGTTTATTCTTTAATGAGAGACGTTAATGCAGGGAAAATAGAACTTTTCCCTATCGTGCGAAAGGGCCCTAAAAAGAAAAGGACTACTTGTGATGTTCAGGATAAAATTATCAAATACAGGAAACAGGGACTATCGACAACCGACATCCATAGCCGCCTTGCGGAAGAGGAGATCAATATATCTGCAATCACAGTAGAACGTATTCTGAAAACCGCAGGGTTCGGCAAACTAAAACGCAGAACGAATAATGAACTTGGAAAAACTCTTAAAAACAAAATCATACCGGAACGTTCGGAACACCTGGATTTTGAGATACTCGAATATCTTAATGTGGATTGCCCCACGGCCGGGGTTTTCTTTTTTATCCCTTATATCATAGAATCCGGTATCCTTGATTTGTTGCAGGAATGTAAGTTGCCTGAATCAAGCGATATTGGATCGACGCAAGCCTGTCTTTCCATGTTACTGCTGAAATTAATAGGCGAGAGGAGGCTGACCCATATTTGTGCTTATGACCAGGAACCTGGCTTTGGAGTTTTTGCCGGATTAAACGTTCTTCCGAAGCCTACATACATGAACACCTATTCATGCCGTTGCTCTGAAACTCAGTTGATGAATTTGCAAAGCAAAGTTGTTTCGCTTTTCAGGAAAAAGTATCCGGACTTTTATAGTAGCGACTATATAAATCTTGATTTTCACTCGATCCCGCATTATGGGGATGAATCCGAAATGGAAAAGATCTGGTGTGGGTCTAAGGGTAAGACCATGAAAGGCGCTAATACCATCATTGCGTCTGATAGTAAAAGCAATGCAGTTTTATATACAAGAGCTGATATACTACGGCGCGAAGAGTCGCAAGAGGTTAAAAAGTTTGTAAGTTACTGGAAAAATATAAAAGGCAATGTTAGCGAAACACTTGTTTTTGATTGCAAGTTTACGGCTTACAATATCCTTGACGATCTTGAAAATGACAAGGTAAAGTTCATAACGCTTCGTAAACGTTATGCCGGCCTTGTGAAGGAAACATTGGTACTTCCAAAGGAGGTATGGAAAAAAGTTTATATTCCGGTTCCAAAGCGAAAGTATAAAAACGTCTCAGTTTATGAAAGCGAAGTCAGGCTTAAAGATTGTAAAAACATTTTCAGGCAAATAGTGGTGAAAGATCACGGACGGGAGAACCCTACATTTATTTTAACCAATAGCAAAGAGCTGTCCTTACAAAGGGTATTGGAAGTTTACGCTAAACGATGGCGGATAGAAAACAAAATAGCCGAACTGGTAATGTTTTTCAATCTGAACTCTCTGTCTTCACCTATTATGATCCGTATTCATTTTGACATTCTATGGACAATGATTGCTGATACCCTGTATCATCGATTCGCATGCGACCTGAGACGTTTTGAAAATAATCTTGCCCCTGCAATATTCAGGAAGTTTATTGATATGCCGGGGAGGGTCGTTTATGACGGTGGTAAGTTTTTTGTGAAAATAAGAAAAAGAGCACATACTCCGGTTTTGATGGAAGTAAAAAAATTACAAACTCCATTCGCTGTTCCATGGCTTGGAGGAAAATCTATTGAAATTGTCTGGACGGCATGA
- a CDS encoding ABC transporter permease, whose translation MIERIRQILIKEFIQMFRDRKMMGIIFIMPVLQTLVFGYAVTTDVRNITTAVYDLDNTVVSRELTARFVQSGYFKVIEYVSDERRIWELVDRGKVRAVIHMNAGFAGNLRAGRSVQLQLIVDGTDSNTAGVILDYSAKIVAQFSKKILITRLTLVKGAYQMPAGVDMQTRAWFNENLESRNFYVPGVIAIIVMLITLMLTSMAVVREKEIGTIEQIMVTPIRQIEFILGKTVPFALIGFADVILITVIGVFWFEVPIRGNLFLLFFATALYIMTTLGIGLFISTVSQTQQQAMMSTFFFYFPAVLLSGFMFPIANMPRAIQWLTYLNPLRYFLEIIRGIFLKGIGTEILWPQMLALMVMGILTLWFASRRFQKTMT comes from the coding sequence GTGATAGAACGTATAAGACAAATCCTTATTAAAGAATTTATCCAGATGTTTCGGGACAGGAAGATGATGGGAATAATTTTTATCATGCCGGTACTCCAGACACTTGTGTTCGGATATGCTGTTACGACAGACGTTAGGAATATTACCACAGCAGTTTATGACCTTGACAATACTGTAGTCAGCCGTGAACTCACGGCACGTTTTGTCCAATCAGGCTATTTCAAGGTAATCGAATATGTAAGCGATGAAAGGCGTATATGGGAACTTGTTGACCGTGGTAAGGTAAGGGCGGTAATTCATATGAATGCTGGCTTTGCAGGGAATTTAAGGGCAGGCAGGTCTGTTCAATTGCAGTTAATTGTAGATGGAACCGATTCAAATACTGCCGGAGTAATACTTGATTACAGCGCAAAGATTGTTGCACAGTTTTCAAAAAAGATTCTTATAACCCGCCTTACTCTGGTCAAAGGCGCTTATCAAATGCCCGCTGGGGTCGATATGCAAACGCGTGCATGGTTCAATGAAAACCTCGAGAGCAGAAATTTTTATGTACCCGGAGTAATTGCAATCATTGTCATGCTTATTACCCTGATGCTGACCAGTATGGCCGTTGTACGGGAAAAAGAGATAGGGACTATTGAACAGATCATGGTTACCCCAATAAGACAAATTGAATTTATCCTGGGCAAAACAGTGCCTTTTGCACTCATAGGATTTGCAGATGTGATACTGATTACCGTGATAGGTGTTTTCTGGTTTGAAGTGCCTATCAGAGGCAACCTGTTTCTTCTTTTCTTTGCTACGGCTTTGTATATCATGACTACGCTTGGCATCGGACTATTCATTTCAACAGTAAGCCAGACACAGCAACAGGCAATGATGAGTACCTTCTTCTTTTATTTTCCTGCAGTATTACTTTCCGGATTTATGTTTCCAATAGCAAATATGCCCAGGGCAATCCAGTGGCTTACCTATCTGAATCCTCTCCGGTATTTCCTGGAAATTATTCGCGGAATCTTTCTTAAAGGAATCGGGACAGAAATTCTCTGGCCTCAAATGCTTGCTCTTATGGTTATGGGGATATTGACTCTTTGGTTTGCTTCCCGGAGATTTCAGAAAACCATGACATAG